From the genome of Toxoplasma gondii ME49 chromosome XII, whole genome shotgun sequence:
TGTGCCAGAGTTCTTCCGCTTGTGCCCCTTCCCTGCACACATTGCCGGGATATACCTGTGTAGTCTGTGTGCATGTCTTTGTATGCCGCGCCGAAGTGTCTCCACTGGAAGCCGTAGCCCGGGCCGATGTCTCCGACCTCTCGGTGGGGGAGATTGCGCGAATCGAGGAACTCGCGTGTCACATTCTTGTCCCAGATCTAAGACGAGCAGGCACCAACACCACGGCGATCAACAGGCATGAGAATCTGCTGAGGCTACGCCCCTACTTTGTGCGGTTGCGAATCGAGACGCGTTTTCACAGAGCAGACGACGCCACGGACACGAACGCACAGAGTGGAacatgcgaagaagaaagtcagTGCTATGGGAAGGTCTAAACGATCCCATTAGCAGCGTAAGGATCAACTTCTGACAGCGCAGGGTACATACACTCGCGCCGGTCGCCACGAGGCAACACAACGGACGTTCTAGAAAACATGTAGACACACGCAACTATGAGTGGTGACTCGATGGTAATGCCACGAaagcaaaaacgaaaagaaaccaACGCCGTGGAGACATCTGAGCTTcggcagagacaagaggtACAACGTAGACTTGCCTTCACGCCCTTCTCAGAAAGATGGTTTGCGTTCGTGTCGCCGCGAATGAACCACAGCAACTCCTCGAGGACCCTGCGAAACAACAGACGACCGACACTGTTCAATGATTTCCACTCTCCTTTatctgtcgccttcgccggagtttctctgcagcgacgCCACATCACCCCACCTTCGATCTGTGCTCTCTCAGGCCATATGCAAACCAGTGCGCGCATAAAAAAACGAACCCAGAAACTCAAAGGAAGGTTGCGGAAACTCCAGACACTCAGAAACGGGGgcacagcgcatgcagataaACAAATCTGGTTCGTGCGTGACTCTAAAGTAGCGACTCTTCACATACTTGACATGTCGAACACGCACACGGACAAACAAATTTGTACGTTGGTTGTCAAACAGTTAAGAATGTCTGAAGTCAAATATATGCATTCACTGAAGACGCCCTTACCCTTTCCAGAACACACGCTTTGTGGTGAGAAGTGGAAAGGCCTGATCCAGCGAGTAGCGCATAGTGCAGCCGAATTTGGAGATGACACCAACGCCTGAaacagcgaaaaagagagaaggacgaggagcagaagacatGCACAGAAGGGCATCGGTGTGAAGCACGAGGAAACGCGCCGCACAAAAGATGCGCCGAAAtatctctctgttccttcgcctctttaCAATGGCGAAGGGTATTATTCAGAATACTGGCGCAGGCCTTTTCTGACCCAGGAACCGGCGAACCTACAATCCGATTCACGGTGGAGGGAGGCGCGTACAAATGACAGTTGCTTGTCGAGACGCAAGACGTGGAAGCTCGTCTATCGCGGAATGCAGACTGTGAGTAGAACACAGTTAAATAGAGGCAAGGAAACGAATGACAGAGGTAACAGGTGAAGATGGAAagactgaagaagcgaacgaatTGAACAtggagcagaaaaggaaggcggcggagaATAGCAAAGGGTGGATGAAGCAAAAGAGGGCTTGCGGACAGAATCACAGGAGAAAACGGTGTGGCTTTTTCTCGCAGTCGCCGTTACCCGTTCGGTCATCCATTGTCCTTCCATTGTTAATAATGTCGGCAATGAGATCAAGGTACTGGAATTCTTCATGGCCTCTAAAGTGAACATGCGGAACGGCCCGAATCAGTTCCTTTtgctcgcgttttttccggtcttcttcgtccatCCACGCCAACACCGGGGCAATGGCTGCGGCCGAAGAAGGAGCCTGCAACCCGTGCACGGGAGTTGTCTCCCTCGTGGACGTCAAGGAGCTCATTGCGTTGCTCTGCAAGAGTCGACAAAGGCAGAAAACGGGGCTCCGGTAGGCGTCCCTGTATATCGCCTCACTGTGGAGCGCCTTCTGGCTTTTCAGGAACAAGGCAAACACACGGATGGCCAGCCAAAGCTGCTTCGGAGACGACTCCTCCAATTAAGTACGATACACGTTCAGCACCCGTCATGAACAtaggaggaaaaacgacaagTGGTGTACTCGCGgcatctctgtctccagggTCGCAGTTATTTCTACACACCTCGCACGGCGGGTGTCTCTACTGAATTTTTAAAAAAATCTCCACAAAGCATTGCTCTTGATATCTTTGTAAATCCACGGTTTCTCCACattttcccttctcttcgtgtttcaccttctctttgttgtttttcttaTCTACGCGCTTCGGTTGCCTCTTACCGGTTCCGCAGTGGCTGCGTCGTcagtcttccttctcttctcgagaaCCACAAAGTCGTAGGGTACCCCGTTGTCTGAGAAGGTCTTGGAAATGAAGATGGGTCGATACGTCGCTTCattgtccttctctcttccgagCTCCGGACAAAAGGGAACGAACACAGACTCGGCAGGAGCTGCAGCCTGCGCAGCAGTTGATTTGTTTGAAAGAATGTCATCTCCGGGGAAcgcagggaagaaaacgtcGCACGGAAACTCGCGGGCTACACGCGTGATGTACAGGTGAGAGGCAACGCCCAGAGACAGCGCTGCCTCGTACAATCCCGCTCCTCCTGAAAGCACAAGCCGAGAAGGGTGGGCAAACAGGCGACATAGTCTGGACGCAccaacaggaaagagagagaagccgagccACGACGCCACAGGAAGcaacgcgagaaagaggacaaCAGCTGAAGGAAAGAACCACGGGTGTTCGGTGACGGCCCACTGAGCGCGCTTTCGCAGTGAAGGGAATAGAAGGCGTTGGGGAAGGTAGAAACAAGAAGTCACGTTCAAGTGGACAAAGCGCTGCAGCAAGTCAAACGGCGAGGTAAGATTCACAGCCACATCACACAGCATAACGGGCGTCCCTCTCGCCAATGCCCTCTGCTTCGTTAAAGCTGCATGTCTTTTCATCCTTGCCAGTCTTCCCTGTATCTTCTCTAGATATTATCCATAcatctgtatatacatgtatacagTTTCAGTACGTTTCTGACCAAGAATGGAGTTCCAAGGAGTTTAGGACAACATACCCACGACAAAAATCTGGTCGACAGAATCCTTGTACTCTTCCTCCAGAAGGCTGAGAGCTGCTGGGAGTGAAGCACAGACTCGGACGCGCTGCTGGCCTTCAGCTTGAGGCTTCTCCGCCGCaatgtcttcttctttgctgataaacagagacgaagaagaaagccagAAAAAAAGCGTAACGGAGGTGTACGGGCAAACCAAATGTGAGAGGAAGGTCTGAAATATCCATGGAGGGCCAGGAAACCTATAGTTGCATCGGCGTCTCagtatatatgcatctgcaTATAATTCATATCAACAGTCGTGTGTAATATCGGAGGTTTCACGGAACTGCTTACACATGGAGGTACCGGCGCAATCGTGACTTGATGCAGAAATGTTTGCCCGTTCCGGGTTGGATTTGAGAGACTGGACCGTCTTCGCGGCCCCGGATATGTTCGTTCGAGAGTTGAGGATAGTTGTGTGCCCCCCGGCTCCTCCCTCCGATGAGCAGATTCGCCGTGTGCTTTTTGTTGGTGTGTCTACTAGACGACGGATGTTGGGAAACATTTGAAGACGTGGAACAGCGTCCACACTCTTGGAGATTGACACGTCTCAAACAGCGTGTGGCGACTACTGTGTGTGCTCacagggaagaggaaacgacgatGTTCAATCTGTCCACGAGGGGTCTAAACTTTCGAGGCATGCTTTCCCAGGTTTTCCGTCCCATGACAACGGCGTTGAATCTCTTGCCGACTGATGGAGAGGGAAGTCCAGAGTCGCCCGTCTTTGCAAATTTCCTGGGAAGCCACCCGTTCAGGCGACTGGCTTCTTCGGGCGTCGTTTTTGTCACACGAGAAAAGTGTTTGAAATCTGTGGTCAAGTGGGGCCACGGGAGGCCGTTGTTGATGCCGATGCCCCTCTTGGGGGTCATCGCGACGACCAGACACACCGGTTTCTGCATCTTCCCAGACACGACAACGCCCCGTAGAGCAGAAACGCACTACTAAAGCGAAACTTCACCCGTCCCTGCTGCACTCAGAGCAGTGCTCAGCACTGCCGTGTGGTAAAATGAAAAGGTTCTACGAGACACGCGTCTCCGGATCAACAAGCGAAGGATCTGCACACCTGGTCTCGATGTCGAACAAAGcacggaggagagacggaaagtGCTTACATCGAACACGGTTATCAAacccgagaaaaagaaacgaacagaagaaaaaggaaacctCCGCATACTTTTAAAGAATGAAGTTCCCCGATTTTCCCAAAAATGGCGTCATTTTCGCGCACGGCAGTCAGATAACAGGTGTAGCGGCTGCCCACCAACAGAGACGGCGCGGCCGACAGGACGCTACTGGGACTGCGAACAGCAGCAAGATCGGATCTTCCCCGGGCGGGTTTGAATGCAAGGTTTCGTGCtgtcgaaaaagagaatGGAACTTAATGTCCACGTAGTTCGCGCATGAAAAGCGTCCTACCACtcaaaaaagacaaaaaccGCACTCGCGGCGTTGAATGTGCGGGGGAACGGATGGCTCTCTTTTTTGGAAAGCGAATGCAAAAAGacaagacgcagacgcatACAACGTTAGTCCCCTGGCACGAGAGATAGAGGTGCTGGGGGCCATTGCGGTGTCGTGGATTTACCAGTCATGGACGAGATCGTTCCGGAGCCTGTCTTTCCTGAAAGTCTGAAAAAATTGCGGGAAAGTCACGCATATGGAACAGCACCGGGGCGGGACAGAGTTGTCTCGACAACGAATGACACACAGGAACTACGCGGGGGGTGAAAATCGAATGACATGCTAGCGTTCAACTTCTGGAAAGGTGGTGGCTTCTCGATCAGGAAACTCCGTTTTCTAGTGTTGAACAGGTGCGCTCCGAGAAATCCGCACGCGGGCTAATACGTGGTAAGACAAAAGACCAGCCTGTCGCCGGATTTAGAAGTCGTGGCACTACATACGGACCTCTGTACGAGACATGCCGATGCCAAGGGCGTTATCTGGTGCTGCGTGACCGCCAGTTTCAGACAGTACCGCGTCTACTAAGTTTGAAAACGCATATGAACGCGTTTGTCGGTTACCATTCATTCTGCAACTGTCTCAGGCATTGCGTGAGCAAAGCGAGCGCCTCGCTGGTAGTCCCAACTGAATATTATCGAGTAAGCACACTACTCCACGGACATCCCTAGCGCTCTTACCTGTTCGTAGGGCTAGAGAAATGATTCGGATATGGTTACACGTGACCACGCCAAAGTAGAAAGGAATTAGCATAACTCAGTCAGGCAGTCTCCCTGAGGACACCTGCTTGATGATTTGTGAGGACGACTCACGGGATTTACAGCCTGGTGAAGCTTCTACCCGGGTAAGGGCTCGGAGGAAACGTGGTGTTCTGCAACTGCGACACATGGTGTTGAATCCCCTGCGATGCTATCTGGCAACAGAAAGTGTTCACGGCGAAAAAAGATGTGACTCTGAGACCATGTTCTTCCAGGGTGCTTGCACCTCTTGGATTCTACGGTAGTGAAGGATTAACAATTTTCCCGTGGCGAACGTCACTCTTTCCCTGTGTGTCCTTTCGCCAGGCCATACGCGGTTCCCGACAATCTCACTGTTACTAAAAGGAGTCGCATTCGGCTCTCCCCCACGGAAGCTACTCACACCCTGCTTGCAAACATCTGTGAAGCTTGGCAACAAGATGGGACACTGTTCCTGTACACAAGGAAATATAGTTTCCCCCATAAAACCACGATGGGAGAACCGGGACAAAAACCGCCGTCTTCGTGAGCATGGTCACAGGCAGACAAAACAGCTGCTCGAGCCGACGTCGTCAGTGAGGACATgctgaaggcgaggaagaattTTGTGGCGGTTGACACCCTCTCTGTAAGCTAAATGTGGTTGCCATAACGCCCCAGCTCTAGGCGTTTTCGAGCGCTGAGTCTGGTGGGTGATATTTTCCCGTCTTTAAATCAGCACGCTGGACCGCAGCCATCGAAACGGCACTATACGAATCGTTGGATATTTGGTTGCCGCCACCCCCCGACGGAACTGGTTGATGCCTTGAAGTCTTGTTACGCTCTTCACGCTTGAGAAGACTCTCCACCTCTCCAACATCCATGCATCGCTCACGTCTGGCAATCACAGCCATCTTGCGAGCTTGAGAGTCGCCCCACAGGTCGATGGGGAAACTCACCTTGATTTGCCTGCGGGTTTTCGGATGTATCCAGTTCGCAACATATTTCTGCTTTTGGCGGTACACACCGACGGGCAGTTGTTCGTCATAAAATTTTCTCTTCCGGCAGCCTTCATTACCATTTGGGAGGCTAggtgtctcgttctctgaaGCGACAGTCGCGCTGCGTCTATGTTCAGTTACGTGAAGGCACCTTgacctgtttttctctgtgctgCCCTCGTCGAGGTTGTGTCCGCGGCCACCTGCACGTGAAGCAGCCCTTGATTTGTGTGTGGTTCGGTACGCGTTTGCTCCAGCTCTGCGATCGGACCCTCCGTTAACCGTCGTGGTGCCGCTCTTTGTGGGCGACCCTGTCATGGACGTTTCAAAGCGCTCCTTTCCCGTACAAGCTGCCAGGACGTTAGGTCCTAGATGAGCCCGCGCAGCCTCGTGGGCGACTGGTCCAGTAACAACAGACTGGAACAGAACAGCAAggagtctctgcttccggGAAAAGTAGTCACCGTCTTCGTGCCCCGCTGGAACTTGCATTGCGTCCCCGTGTCCGCCCGCGGACGGCATCGTGACTCAGTGGAGGGTCAGTGCCAAAAAAGTGTGATTCACGAAACCTACAAATCGTGCGCGTCAGATGCCGCCTAACAGCTCCTGGTAGCGCAGATCAGCAGCAAGGGAGCCGAATGCGGCCTCGGGGCAGCAGCCCGTCCGCAGCCCTCGTCTCCGAACATAGCTTTGACAGCGAGGGTGTTTGTGTAGAAGTGCGGAGAATAAGCCTAGCTCAGAAACCCTAAAAACCGACAACAAACAAAGACTCACAAAACGTCAGGTAAATACTGGACCAAATCGAAATATCCATCTTCTGGAACCTACTGATACGGACACCGATGACTGCTTCGTTTAAAGCGAAATGGGCCCGGCCACCCTTGGCTGCAACATGCTTGTAAGCAAGCGCAGCAATGCTCATCTGAAATAGGAAACGGAACACCCATATTTCCATGCGTCCTCTATGGGGCTCCCCCCCTTTAAGCAGTGACGCTTATCTTTTTTGCTGCATCCGCTGTCGAAAGTCACTGCTTAATTCACACCGTGCCCTGCTCACGTGAAGCGTTCTCTTGAAACTTCTGGCAAACCCAGCAAGCGGACCGAGTCAGTGTCTACCACAGATTACACGGAGTCCCTCACCTCATTTACACAGGATGCTTTTCCAGAATCGCATTGTTCAAAGCACTCAAGAGCTTACAGTTCGCGCAGGCGCATTTATGGGTTGTCAGACGTTTCGTGACGTTTCCAATTTGGGCAGCGGGAGTCGTTACATCTCTCTGGTACGCAGCCGAATTCCAAAACTGTCCAAAGCCTGTTGCCGCTGAACTGAAAAACGGTGGCAGTGCCAACTCTTGCCTAGGGGCCAGGGAGTGgtcacagaaaaacgaataCGTAAAGCATAGTCAGAGGTCAAGGCCGGTAGACTTACGAACATGGCCGTGGTGGCACACGTACAGTCGATTCGGCTTCCGGTTTGTTCGCACCAGTCTGGGCCcaagaaagacgacagaaaCAAACTGGACGTACGACAGTTTCCGGACCAACCACGGGTTTCATACTCCAGAAATGTGTGCGAGAAACGGACAGAAAACCGCCACATACATCAGAACGGCTGGGGCAAGAAGGCCCGCGCTGAGGCGAAAAAGTTCAAGCCTTCACCAGTAGAACCTGCAGGTTAGTCTCCACCCTACACAACGCATGCGCGGCCGGAATTTCCGCTTGCTTTTGGCAGTTCGTCTGATACTTTCATGCGCTCGAAAAATGGTCCTGTCCGACAGTTTCTGCGGCATCTATTGTACTTTGCTTGAGTTTATGTATTTCATTCTTGGAATCTTGAGGATCAATCGGTTACTAAACTGTCGAAGACTTGATCTTTCTGTAAGCGTCTCCCTGGGACTCGGTCACTCGCTGGTCTGTGCTTTGGCATGCCGTTGTTGGGGGGCCAGCCCGCCACAAGCAGCACAGACACCAGTACAACCAACCTGTTCCGAAAATAAAAAGTGCTTTCCCTTTTTACATTATATGAGGCAACAAGATGACAATCTCGGCCTCATCAACAGCTCGTGGGTGTGCGGCGCCTCCGCTGCACGCCGAGACAGTCGCCCGGTCTCCTCCATCGGTGAAGCCTGCAACATGGTTGCCGCCTTCGTCCTTGTTTCAGGGGCGCTGGACGAAATTCTTGTTGGCAGCAAGCGCACTTTTTGCGGTCACAACCCAACCTGTTCTA
Proteins encoded in this window:
- a CDS encoding bifunctional dihydrofolate reductase-thymidylate synthase (encoded by transcript TGME49_249180), whose protein sequence is MQKPVCLVVAMTPKRGIGINNGLPWPHLTTDFKHFSRVTKTTPEEASRLNGWLPRKFAKTGDSGLPSPSVGKRFNAVVMGRKTWESMPRKFRPLVDRLNIVVSSSLKEEDIAAEKPQAEGQQRVRVCASLPAALSLLEEEYKDSVDQIFVVGGAGLYEAALSLGVASHLYITRVAREFPCDVFFPAFPGDDILSNKSTAAQAAAPAESVFVPFCPELGREKDNEATYRPIFISKTFSDNGVPYDFVVLEKRRKTDDAATAEPSNAMSSLTSTRETTPVHGLQAPSSAAAIAPVLAWMDEEDRKKREQKELIRAVPHVHFRGHEEFQYLDLIADIINNGRTMDDRTGVGVISKFGCTMRYSLDQAFPLLTTKRVFWKGVLEELLWFIRGDTNANHLSEKGVKIWDKNVTREFLDSRNLPHREVGDIGPGYGFQWRHFGAAYKDMHTDYTGQGVDQLKNVIQMLRTNPTDRRMLMTAWNPAALDEMALPPCHLLCQFYVNDQKELSCIMYQRSCDVGLGVPFNIASYSLLTLMVAHVCNLKPKEFIHFMGNTHVYTNHVEALKEQLRREPRPFPIVNILNKERIKEIDDFTAEDFEVVGYVPHGRIQMEMAV
- the AP2XII6 gene encoding AP2 domain transcription factor AP2XII-6 (encoded by transcript TGME49_249190); the encoded protein is MPSAGGHGDAMQVPAGHEDGDYFSRKQRLLAVLFQSVVTGPVAHEAARAHLGPNVLAACTGKERFETSMTGSPTKSGTTTVNGGSDRRAGANAYRTTHKSRAASRAGGRGHNLDEGSTEKNRSRCLHVTEHRRSATVASENETPSLPNGNEGCRKRKFYDEQLPVGVYRQKQKYVANWIHPKTRRQIKVSFPIDLWGDSQARKMAVIARRERCMDVGEVESLLKREERNKTSRHQPVPSGGGGNQISNDSYSAVSMAAVQRADLKTGKYHPPDSALENA